In Acaryochloris marina S15, a single genomic region encodes these proteins:
- a CDS encoding NB-ARC domain-containing protein — translation MTIEDALDLIDTALDPSCFKNLHQDIFRLSWQGKSYQEIAETCGYDTDYVRHVGYQLWQNLSQALAQKVTKRNLQVVFRRLEQQSRILSNDVEEIASLVLTPQYAKSNINAYPTKVELVSDQTIYPFLWSDSPNRLYPNHSQLFVGRQQEQQTLCQWLTRSGQDQTRPVQLISLLGMAGIGKTSLVQQVIHQIQGHFQKVIWCSLRNAPTFTETFANIVNADEQTTSQWPTHIDAQIDILMHYFRQHRCLLVLDNFETILQPGQMGGSYRPNHQAYGQLLRHLMDSSHQSCVLLTSREQPIGINLRNQPTVQTLYLQGLSLSETYTLLNHQEVEATQTDAETLNAYYGGNPYALKVAATNVTSLFHCQVAEWIKQGNFVFGTIQQLLKQQLQRLAPPEQQIVNFIASETGHVTLDQLHEALVLKDLVSTTDLLPALQSLQSRSLLCNQEDGFRLLPYLREYVCGYQTPVGANNRASTPAVLTSFQPAALTFSTSLPLAHR, via the coding sequence ATGACTATTGAGGATGCCTTAGACCTAATAGATACAGCCCTTGATCCTTCTTGCTTCAAGAACCTCCACCAAGATATCTTTCGCTTATCCTGGCAAGGCAAATCCTATCAAGAAATAGCTGAAACCTGTGGCTATGATACCGATTACGTCAGACATGTTGGCTATCAACTTTGGCAAAACCTCTCTCAAGCCTTGGCACAAAAAGTGACTAAAAGGAACTTACAAGTTGTCTTCCGTCGCTTAGAACAACAAAGCCGAATCTTAAGTAATGACGTAGAAGAGATTGCCAGTCTTGTTCTCACTCCTCAATATGCTAAAAGCAATATCAATGCATATCCCACTAAAGTTGAACTCGTCTCAGATCAAACAATCTACCCATTTCTATGGTCTGATTCACCTAACCGTCTCTATCCCAACCATAGTCAGCTTTTTGTAGGCCGCCAACAAGAACAGCAAACTCTATGTCAGTGGCTAACTCGTTCGGGACAAGACCAAACACGTCCTGTTCAACTCATTAGTCTTTTAGGCATGGCAGGAATTGGCAAAACCTCCCTAGTTCAACAAGTGATTCATCAGATACAAGGTCACTTTCAAAAAGTTATTTGGTGCTCCCTTCGTAATGCACCAACCTTTACTGAAACCTTTGCCAACATAGTCAATGCCGATGAGCAAACAACCTCACAATGGCCTACTCATATCGATGCCCAAATCGACATTCTGATGCACTATTTCCGTCAGCATCGGTGCTTATTGGTTTTAGATAACTTTGAAACCATCTTGCAACCAGGGCAAATGGGAGGAAGCTATCGACCAAATCATCAAGCCTATGGCCAACTTCTTAGGCATCTGATGGATTCCTCCCACCAAAGTTGTGTTCTACTGACTAGTCGAGAACAACCCATTGGCATTAACTTGCGCAATCAACCCACTGTACAAACCCTGTATTTACAAGGACTTTCACTCTCAGAAACCTATACCCTCTTAAACCATCAGGAGGTAGAGGCAACCCAAACCGATGCTGAAACCTTAAACGCTTACTATGGGGGCAATCCCTATGCACTTAAAGTTGCAGCAACTAATGTCACATCTTTGTTTCACTGCCAAGTTGCTGAATGGATAAAACAGGGCAACTTTGTATTTGGAACCATTCAGCAACTCTTAAAACAACAGCTCCAACGACTAGCACCTCCCGAGCAGCAGATTGTTAACTTTATTGCTTCAGAGACGGGCCATGTCACCTTAGATCAACTGCATGAAGCATTAGTTCTAAAAGATCTCGTTTCAACTACCGATCTTTTGCCTGCATTGCAATCTCTTCAGAGTCGCTCCTTACTCTGTAACCAGGAGGATGGTTTTCGACTTTTGCCTTATCTCCGTGAATATGTGTGTGGTTACCAGACCCCTGTTGGTGCAAACAATAGAGCCAGTACACCTGCAGTATTGACGAGTTTTCAGCCTGCGGCGCTGACCTTCTCTACTTCTCTGCCCTTAGCTCATCGCTAA
- a CDS encoding thioesterase family protein encodes MYTRTVRLQDTDAAGVVYFTSALDICHEAFEDSLMGSGVDIRTFFSNPDTATPIIHADIDFLKPSFCGDQLTLQLSTHQIAEDEFEVRYNITAVNKGERLIAKATIRHVCINPINRQRQPLPEELVTWIQRWSLAMS; translated from the coding sequence ATGTACACACGTACCGTTCGTCTCCAAGATACCGATGCTGCGGGGGTAGTCTATTTCACCAGTGCACTTGATATCTGCCATGAGGCCTTTGAAGATTCACTCATGGGATCAGGAGTTGATATCCGCACATTCTTTAGCAACCCGGATACGGCAACACCGATCATCCATGCAGATATTGATTTCCTTAAACCCAGTTTTTGTGGCGATCAGTTAACCCTCCAACTAAGTACCCATCAAATAGCGGAAGATGAATTTGAAGTTCGCTACAACATTACGGCGGTAAATAAAGGGGAACGCTTGATTGCCAAAGCGACAATTCGGCATGTGTGCATTAATCCCATTAATCGGCAACGCCAACCCCTACCAGAAGAATTGGTGACTTGGATTCAGCGGTGGAGTTTAGCGATGAGCTAA
- a CDS encoding lysylphosphatidylglycerol synthase domain-containing protein, protein MHRYFKFFIRWGILGATLIFLTKTLLSHWQDVKALELQQQAWLYGGMAFAIALFAQLWLGILWCWILAAFKHPLPKRWAIITFLRHTPAKYIPGSVWHLYGQVKAAQKKGLGLELATLSVLLEPLFVIAAAIGLALWNTSYGLLLGALLGVILLVLHPRVLNFLWQYVRKLKGKQVSSVKMQYYPLRVLLGAILFMVLRGLMFILIVLAFTPINWSALSPLMSGFSMAWLLSLVIPTPAGMGVFEASAIDILHPYLSPGLLLAAVAIYRFVNVGAEMMGAGCAYLLKEG, encoded by the coding sequence ATGCATCGGTACTTCAAATTTTTTATTCGCTGGGGAATATTAGGGGCAACCCTCATTTTTTTGACTAAGACTCTGCTGAGTCATTGGCAGGATGTCAAAGCCCTGGAATTACAGCAACAGGCTTGGTTATATGGGGGTATGGCATTTGCGATCGCACTCTTCGCACAACTCTGGTTAGGTATATTATGGTGCTGGATTTTAGCCGCTTTTAAGCATCCACTCCCCAAACGGTGGGCCATCATCACCTTCTTAAGACATACCCCCGCTAAATATATTCCAGGCAGTGTGTGGCACTTATACGGCCAGGTCAAAGCCGCTCAGAAAAAAGGCTTAGGGCTTGAATTAGCAACGTTGAGTGTTTTATTAGAGCCACTATTCGTCATTGCTGCCGCCATAGGACTGGCGTTATGGAACACGTCTTATGGTCTTTTGCTTGGGGCATTGCTAGGCGTTATTTTACTGGTTCTCCATCCCCGAGTTCTCAATTTTTTGTGGCAGTACGTTCGTAAACTCAAGGGCAAGCAAGTGAGTAGCGTCAAGATGCAATACTACCCGCTGCGAGTTTTACTAGGCGCAATCTTATTCATGGTGTTACGAGGGCTCATGTTTATCCTGATTGTCTTGGCCTTCACACCTATTAATTGGTCAGCCCTCAGTCCATTGATGAGTGGTTTTAGCATGGCTTGGCTACTGAGTTTAGTCATTCCCACACCAGCAGGTATGGGCGTATTTGAAGCCTCAGCCATTGATATCTTGCATCCATATCTGTCTCCTGGGCTGTTGTTAGCAGCAGTCGCCATTTATCGATTTGTCAATGTTGGGGCTGAGATGATGGGTGCAGGGTGTGCCTATTTGTTGAAGGAAGGCTAA
- a CDS encoding VOC family protein, which produces MKDIGLTHIALPVADIHRSIEFYATYAQMQVVHKRLDGASGIPVVWLSDGIRPFVIVLIQKEVVHPVLSPLAHLGVGCSSREELDQLCDQAKQKGILLDGPQDAGYPVGYWAFLQDPDGHTLELSYGQEVGLTVQEAIQQA; this is translated from the coding sequence ATGAAAGACATCGGACTCACCCATATTGCCCTCCCGGTGGCAGATATTCATCGCAGTATTGAGTTTTATGCCACCTATGCTCAGATGCAGGTGGTTCACAAACGCCTAGACGGAGCATCAGGTATTCCAGTGGTGTGGTTATCGGATGGTATCCGACCTTTTGTAATTGTGTTAATTCAAAAAGAAGTGGTGCATCCGGTGTTGTCTCCATTGGCCCACTTGGGAGTTGGTTGCTCAAGTCGAGAAGAATTGGATCAACTCTGTGATCAAGCTAAACAAAAAGGAATTCTTTTAGATGGTCCCCAAGATGCTGGCTATCCCGTTGGTTATTGGGCCTTTCTACAGGATCCCGATGGTCACACCTTAGAATTATCCTATGGTCAGGAAGTCGGCTTAACTGTACAGGAAGCCATCCAACAAGCCTAA
- a CDS encoding prohibitin family protein, with translation MQDSRNNNLITFASVALILVVVVFSSFFVINPGQAGVVSILGKARDTAFLEGIHLKPPVISAVDVYDLTVQKFEVPAQSSTKDLQDLNARFAINFRLDPMQVVEIRRTQGTLANIVSKIIAPQTQESFKITAARRTVEESITQRAELKRDFDDVLEKRLEKYGIMVLDTSVIDLEFSPEFAKSVEDKQVAEQRSKRAVFVAQEAEQQAQADINRAKGKAEAQRLLAETLKAQGGNLVLQKEAISAWQEGGSQMPEVLVTGSSEQANAPFLFNFNDSSK, from the coding sequence ATGCAAGATAGTCGCAATAATAATTTGATCACGTTTGCTAGCGTTGCCTTAATTTTAGTCGTCGTCGTCTTCAGTAGTTTTTTTGTGATTAACCCTGGCCAAGCGGGGGTCGTCAGCATTTTAGGAAAAGCTAGAGATACTGCTTTCTTAGAAGGAATTCACCTCAAGCCCCCTGTCATTTCAGCTGTCGATGTCTATGACCTCACAGTTCAGAAATTTGAAGTTCCAGCTCAAAGTTCGACCAAAGATCTGCAAGATCTCAATGCTCGCTTTGCCATTAATTTCCGTCTTGACCCGATGCAAGTCGTTGAAATTCGCCGTACTCAAGGCACCCTTGCGAACATCGTCTCTAAAATCATTGCCCCTCAAACTCAAGAATCCTTTAAGATCACAGCTGCAAGAAGAACAGTTGAAGAATCCATTACCCAAAGAGCAGAACTCAAGCGAGATTTTGATGATGTATTGGAGAAGCGTTTAGAGAAATACGGCATTATGGTGCTCGATACCAGCGTCATTGACTTAGAATTTTCACCTGAATTTGCCAAGTCTGTGGAAGATAAGCAGGTCGCAGAACAACGGTCGAAAAGAGCAGTTTTCGTTGCCCAAGAAGCTGAGCAACAAGCCCAGGCAGATATTAATCGCGCCAAAGGCAAGGCTGAAGCCCAAAGATTATTAGCCGAAACCCTCAAAGCCCAAGGTGGCAATCTAGTCCTCCAAAAAGAAGCAATCTCAGCTTGGCAAGAAGGAGGGTCTCAAATGCCAGAAGTTCTAGTAACAGGTAGTTCTGAACAAGCGAATGCACCATTCCTGTTCAATTTTAATGACTCGTCTAAATAA
- a CDS encoding EF-hand domain-containing protein, translating into MNNLENLEQKFQEYAGDDLRLTIEEFQIAFELTNKYLCERLFHIFDIDQTQGITFQEFQKGIHKAQENPLEFAFQLHDGNDDGCIDKPELTKFIRSSLREGNFDLSTAKLQQVRDILFEKADTNQNQEISLSEFQDLLSQSPRLKDILSVSPAQWLQPTSNSSNAQSHPEYWLQRWHYVQNNWIKILFLTLYSGINIALFFHAYHLTQYRLNTVWYRIARGCGLALNFNGALILVPIMRRWMTWLRKTKLNDYLPIDEHLAFHKLVGQVIFALGLVHTVAHLNNHSLDTAAFQIDYPVHLFLFYGSGWTGLLLMLLLLLMWFTALPFIREKGKFNLFFTMHLAYIPWIVLMFLHGPHFYKWAAVSIGAFLVEQVIRYRRSTQQTHVVNAQVLPSQVLGLEIARPHDFTFKASDYLYLRCPQISTYEWHPFTISSPPEREDALSLHIRALGSWTGTLYSQFRDFTEKRNGQTTLPKIPVYLDGPYHSPSSHIYQSEYAVLIAGGIGVTPYASLLQSILHQRQAESSLLQLKKVHFYWFNRTQDSFEWLLEMLQKLEAEDSFDLFDLNLYLTGAPKDTNMQFITAYAAFDLLHQEHQVDLITGLKNQTQAGRPNWDQIFTQLKEKYPTEPVDVYYCGPRGLSGTLRRKCYHHKFSYRKENF; encoded by the coding sequence ATGAATAATCTCGAAAACTTAGAACAGAAGTTTCAAGAGTATGCTGGTGATGATCTTAGACTCACGATTGAAGAGTTCCAAATCGCGTTTGAGTTGACAAATAAGTATTTATGCGAGCGTCTCTTTCATATTTTTGACATTGATCAAACTCAAGGTATTACTTTTCAAGAATTCCAGAAAGGCATCCATAAAGCTCAGGAAAACCCACTCGAATTTGCCTTTCAACTCCATGATGGAAATGATGATGGCTGCATCGATAAGCCAGAACTCACAAAATTTATTCGAAGTAGCTTGAGAGAGGGAAACTTTGATCTCTCAACTGCGAAATTGCAGCAAGTCAGAGATATTCTATTTGAGAAAGCAGATACTAATCAAAACCAAGAAATATCGTTATCAGAATTTCAGGACTTACTAAGTCAATCTCCGCGACTGAAAGACATCTTATCTGTAAGTCCAGCACAATGGTTGCAGCCCACTTCTAACAGCTCCAATGCACAAAGCCATCCAGAATATTGGCTACAACGATGGCATTATGTTCAAAATAATTGGATTAAGATTCTATTTCTAACGCTGTATTCTGGTATCAATATTGCTCTATTTTTTCACGCCTACCATTTGACTCAGTATAGGCTCAATACTGTTTGGTATCGAATTGCTCGGGGCTGTGGATTAGCACTTAACTTTAATGGTGCATTGATCCTAGTGCCAATTATGCGGCGTTGGATGACATGGCTTAGAAAAACCAAGCTTAATGACTATTTGCCTATTGATGAACATCTGGCATTCCATAAGCTGGTTGGCCAAGTGATTTTTGCTTTAGGTCTTGTCCATACCGTGGCTCATCTCAATAATCACTCTTTAGACACAGCAGCCTTTCAGATTGATTATCCTGTTCATCTCTTCTTATTCTATGGTTCAGGATGGACCGGCTTATTGCTGATGCTATTGCTGTTGTTAATGTGGTTTACTGCCCTGCCCTTCATTCGAGAGAAAGGAAAATTTAATCTCTTTTTCACCATGCATTTAGCGTATATCCCTTGGATAGTGCTGATGTTCCTACATGGCCCTCATTTTTATAAGTGGGCGGCTGTATCCATTGGCGCTTTTCTGGTTGAGCAAGTTATTCGGTATCGTCGGAGCACACAACAAACCCATGTCGTGAATGCTCAAGTTTTACCTAGTCAAGTCTTAGGGTTAGAAATTGCCCGCCCCCACGACTTCACGTTCAAAGCGTCTGACTATCTCTACTTACGATGTCCCCAGATTTCAACCTATGAATGGCATCCCTTTACGATTAGCAGTCCACCTGAACGAGAAGACGCATTATCTTTACATATACGAGCGCTAGGGAGCTGGACAGGTACTCTATATAGTCAATTTCGAGATTTCACAGAAAAACGGAATGGCCAGACTACTTTGCCAAAAATCCCAGTCTATTTAGATGGCCCTTATCACAGTCCTAGTAGCCATATCTATCAATCAGAATATGCTGTTTTAATTGCTGGAGGTATTGGAGTGACTCCCTATGCCTCTTTACTACAAAGTATCTTGCATCAGCGTCAGGCTGAGTCATCTCTTCTTCAGCTCAAGAAGGTCCACTTCTATTGGTTTAATCGCACTCAAGATTCGTTTGAATGGTTATTGGAGATGCTGCAAAAACTGGAAGCCGAAGATAGTTTTGATTTATTTGATCTCAATTTGTATTTAACCGGTGCACCCAAAGACACCAATATGCAGTTTATAACTGCATACGCCGCCTTTGACTTACTCCATCAAGAGCATCAGGTTGATTTAATTACGGGTTTAAAGAATCAAACTCAAGCGGGTCGACCCAATTGGGATCAAATTTTTACCCAATTAAAGGAGAAATATCCAACCGAACCTGTCGATGTTTACTATTGCGGCCCCAGAGGATTATCTGGGACCTTAAGACGCAAATGCTATCACCATAAATTTTCTTACCGAAAAGAGAATTTCTAG
- the fabI gene encoding enoyl-ACP reductase FabI produces MLDLTGKNALVTGIANNRSIAWGIAQQLHSAGANLGITYLPDEKGRNESKVKKLVDPLSPSLFLPCNVQDQAQVDATFNSIQQQWGKLDILIHCLAFANRDDLGGDFSAVQQDNFNLALDVSAYSLVQLSAAAKPLMTDGGSIVTLTYLGGARVVPNYNVMGIAKAALEMNVRYLAAEMGPQNIRVNGISAGPIRTLASSAVGGILDMIHHVEEIAPLKRTVTQTEVGNTAAFLCSDLSTGMTGQILYVDSGYSIMGM; encoded by the coding sequence ATGCTTGATTTAACTGGAAAAAACGCCCTGGTCACTGGAATTGCCAATAACCGGTCCATTGCTTGGGGCATTGCCCAACAACTCCACAGTGCGGGGGCCAATCTGGGGATTACTTATCTACCCGATGAGAAGGGACGGAACGAGTCAAAAGTTAAAAAACTGGTTGACCCCCTTTCCCCTAGCTTGTTTTTACCTTGTAATGTCCAAGATCAAGCTCAAGTAGACGCCACGTTTAATTCCATTCAGCAACAGTGGGGCAAGTTAGATATCCTGATTCACTGTTTGGCCTTTGCCAACCGAGACGATTTAGGGGGTGATTTTAGCGCTGTCCAACAAGACAATTTCAATCTGGCATTGGATGTCAGCGCCTACTCTCTTGTGCAATTGAGCGCAGCCGCCAAGCCTCTAATGACAGACGGCGGCAGCATTGTCACGTTGACTTACTTGGGAGGAGCTAGAGTCGTTCCCAATTACAACGTTATGGGAATTGCCAAAGCAGCCTTAGAAATGAATGTTCGCTATTTAGCTGCAGAAATGGGCCCCCAAAATATCCGCGTCAATGGAATTTCAGCAGGACCGATCAGAACCTTAGCCTCCTCTGCCGTGGGTGGAATTTTAGATATGATTCACCATGTGGAAGAAATCGCCCCCCTCAAGCGAACCGTTACCCAAACAGAAGTCGGCAACACCGCGGCCTTCCTCTGTAGTGATTTATCGACGGGCATGACCGGACAGATTCTCTACGTCGATTCAGGCTATTCAATCATGGGCATGTAA
- the ntcA gene encoding global nitrogen regulator NtcA, with the protein MASPPANRLTPENPLAAVFRQMGSGLFPPVTETFDRGKTIFFPGDPAERVYFLIKGAVKLSRVYEAGEEITVALLRENSVFGVLSLLTKQRSDRFYHAVAFTPVELLSVPIEQVEKALQSDPDLPMVLLRGLSSRIIQTEMMIETLAHRDMESRLISFLLILCRDFGIPNGSGITVDLKLSHQAIAEAIGSTRVTVTRLLGDLRDQEKISIHKKKITVHDPVMLGQSFA; encoded by the coding sequence ATGGCCTCGCCTCCAGCTAATCGATTAACTCCCGAAAATCCCCTTGCAGCCGTTTTTCGGCAGATGGGAAGTGGACTATTCCCCCCCGTCACTGAAACCTTTGATCGAGGGAAAACGATTTTTTTCCCAGGTGATCCAGCCGAGCGCGTTTATTTTTTAATTAAAGGAGCGGTTAAACTTTCCCGCGTGTATGAAGCGGGTGAAGAAATCACCGTAGCGCTGCTCCGAGAAAATAGTGTTTTTGGCGTGTTATCGCTACTGACGAAGCAGCGTTCTGATCGCTTCTACCATGCAGTTGCCTTTACCCCCGTTGAACTCCTCTCTGTTCCTATTGAGCAGGTGGAAAAAGCGCTGCAAAGTGATCCCGATTTACCGATGGTGTTGCTGCGGGGTTTGTCCTCTCGGATTATTCAAACCGAGATGATGATTGAAACCTTGGCCCACCGGGATATGGAATCTCGGTTAATCAGTTTTCTGCTGATTCTCTGCCGTGATTTTGGAATTCCCAATGGTAGTGGGATTACAGTAGACCTAAAATTGTCTCACCAAGCGATCGCAGAAGCGATTGGCTCCACCCGAGTGACGGTGACCCGCTTGCTTGGGGATCTGCGCGATCAGGAAAAAATTTCCATTCACAAGAAAAAGATCACGGTTCACGATCCGGTGATGCTCGGGCAGAGCTTTGCCTAG
- a CDS encoding shikimate dehydrogenase, producing the protein MVQITGATKLLGVMGHPVEHSLSPVIHNAALKALATQHHHFLEYVYIPFPVTANALPAVVSSLRELGCCGFNITIPHKQAIMPLLTETTAIAKAVGAVNTVWPTDTGWAGTNTDVEGFLSPLQPLNRDWSTVTPCILGCGGAARAVLAGCAQLGCPQVHIIGRQSAKLEQLRTTCAATLSIDIQIHLWENLPRLLPLAALLINTTPVGMSPHTQASPLSTADIDQLPQDAIVYDLIYTPNPTLLLEKTQSSGRIAITGVEMLVQQGAAALSLWINQPAPVDIMREALLACFT; encoded by the coding sequence ATGGTTCAGATTACGGGTGCCACAAAATTGCTGGGCGTCATGGGTCATCCCGTGGAACATTCTTTATCCCCAGTGATTCACAATGCTGCTCTCAAAGCATTAGCGACCCAGCATCACCATTTTCTGGAGTATGTCTACATCCCTTTTCCGGTTACCGCCAATGCCCTCCCTGCTGTGGTCTCAAGCTTAAGGGAGCTGGGATGCTGTGGTTTTAATATCACCATCCCCCACAAGCAAGCGATTATGCCCTTGCTGACGGAAACAACAGCCATCGCCAAAGCCGTAGGTGCCGTCAATACCGTTTGGCCCACCGATACAGGTTGGGCAGGCACCAACACGGATGTGGAAGGATTCTTATCACCTTTACAGCCGCTCAATCGAGATTGGTCTACTGTCACCCCCTGCATCCTAGGGTGTGGTGGCGCTGCCCGAGCGGTGTTAGCGGGTTGTGCTCAGCTGGGCTGCCCACAAGTTCATATCATTGGTCGCCAAAGTGCCAAATTAGAACAACTGCGGACCACCTGTGCCGCGACCCTGTCTATTGATATTCAAATTCATCTTTGGGAGAATCTGCCCCGTCTATTGCCCCTAGCAGCTTTGCTGATCAACACCACCCCTGTAGGGATGTCTCCCCATACCCAAGCATCTCCCCTCTCCACAGCAGATATAGATCAGCTGCCCCAGGATGCCATTGTCTATGATTTGATTTACACCCCCAATCCCACTTTATTGCTGGAAAAGACTCAATCCAGTGGCCGCATCGCCATTACAGGCGTAGAAATGCTGGTTCAGCAAGGAGCTGCCGCCCTATCCCTGTGGATCAATCAACCGGCTCCTGTAGACATTATGCGAGAGGCACTGCTGGCCTGTTTTACTTAA
- a CDS encoding P-II family nitrogen regulator, with product MKKVEAIIRPFKLDEVKIALVNAGVVGMTVSEVRGFGRQKGQTERYRGSEYTVEFLQKLKVEIVVEDHQADMVVDKIVNAARTGEIGDGKIFISPVDQIVRIRTGEKDFEAV from the coding sequence TTGAAAAAAGTTGAAGCCATTATTCGCCCATTTAAACTCGATGAAGTCAAAATTGCATTGGTCAATGCAGGCGTAGTCGGCATGACCGTCTCCGAAGTCCGAGGCTTTGGTCGACAGAAGGGACAAACTGAGCGCTATCGGGGTTCTGAATACACCGTTGAGTTTCTCCAAAAGCTGAAAGTAGAAATCGTGGTCGAAGATCACCAAGCAGACATGGTAGTCGACAAGATTGTCAATGCTGCCCGCACGGGTGAAATTGGCGACGGCAAAATCTTTATCAGCCCTGTAGATCAGATTGTACGAATTCGTACTGGCGAAAAGGATTTCGAAGCCGTCTAG
- a CDS encoding ABC transporter ATP-binding protein gives MVNPVILQLDNIIKCYTAHAPAAVNQISLQLKQGEILGLLGPSGCGKTTLLRLIAGFEQADAGQLLLNGQVVAGVRQWTSPEQRMIGMVFQDFALFPHLTVADNVTFGLKQTKKISTEVQQQRQTDVLRLVGLLGMENRYPHELSGGQQQRVALARALAPQPQLVLLDEPLSNLDVQVRLRLRQELRDILKTAGMTAVFVTHDQEEALAIADQVAVMRQGCLEQIGTPEEIYQRPQSQFVAEFVTQANFLEAQRYGNAWQTEVGAFTPSEGGDLTAEDNQAVVMIRQEDLILQPDQAASTIIRDRQFLGREYRYCLKTQSGRELHARSNFVDALPIGTSVSLSVVPQNLRIFLQNSSQPAQIAA, from the coding sequence ATGGTTAATCCCGTTATTTTGCAGCTAGATAACATCATCAAGTGTTATACCGCTCACGCGCCTGCTGCAGTCAATCAAATTTCTCTACAACTGAAGCAAGGAGAGATCTTAGGGTTGTTAGGACCATCGGGTTGTGGAAAAACAACGTTATTGCGATTAATTGCTGGATTTGAGCAGGCAGACGCCGGGCAATTGTTATTGAATGGTCAAGTGGTTGCTGGAGTCCGGCAATGGACGTCTCCTGAACAGCGCATGATTGGTATGGTGTTTCAAGATTTTGCCTTGTTCCCTCATCTAACGGTTGCGGATAATGTCACCTTTGGATTAAAGCAAACAAAGAAGATCTCGACTGAGGTGCAACAACAGCGCCAGACGGATGTATTGCGATTAGTGGGATTGTTGGGCATGGAAAACCGATACCCCCATGAACTGTCTGGAGGTCAGCAGCAACGGGTGGCCTTGGCTCGTGCTCTAGCCCCCCAACCTCAATTGGTGCTTTTGGATGAACCCCTGAGTAATTTAGACGTACAAGTTAGACTGCGCTTAAGACAGGAGCTGCGAGATATTCTCAAAACGGCTGGTATGACGGCGGTGTTTGTGACCCATGACCAGGAAGAAGCCCTTGCGATCGCAGATCAAGTAGCGGTGATGCGTCAGGGTTGTTTGGAGCAAATCGGTACCCCAGAAGAGATTTACCAACGTCCCCAGTCTCAATTTGTGGCGGAATTTGTCACCCAAGCCAACTTTTTGGAAGCTCAACGATACGGCAATGCGTGGCAAACAGAAGTCGGGGCTTTTACACCGAGCGAGGGGGGTGATCTGACTGCTGAAGATAATCAAGCCGTGGTAATGATTCGCCAGGAAGACTTAATTCTTCAGCCCGATCAGGCCGCCTCAACCATCATTCGCGATCGCCAATTTTTAGGTCGGGAATATCGGTATTGCCTTAAAACCCAGTCGGGCCGAGAGCTACATGCCCGCTCAAATTTTGTAGATGCTTTACCCATTGGCACTTCAGTCAGCTTATCGGTGGTGCCTCAAAACCTTAGGATTTTTCTTCAGAATTCAAGTCAGCCTGCCCAAATAGCTGCTTGA